In the Leishmania donovani BPK282A1 complete genome, chromosome 29 genome, one interval contains:
- a CDS encoding GTP-binding protein, putative gives MDQLISVINELHDAFAGVKMNIKLNLPQIAVVGSQSCGKSSVLESIVGKDFLPRGSGIVTRCPLVLQLVQLPKSNEEEWGEFLHIPNKKFYDFNEIQNEITRRTIEMAGPSAITDKPISLKVYSNTVLNLTLVDLPGLVMNAVGDQPKDIDRQIKDMVTRYVSPKNTIILAISPANTDLATSQSLRLAKQLDPEGVRTVGVLTKIDLMDKGTDCFDVLQNKVLQLRHGFVGVVCRSQQDINDRKSMEAARRSEYEFFANSPIYSPIAEEAGTAYLSKKLNFLLLEHIKAVIPDLKRHVDQLMEATKKQMEKLGMFEQDITEPTAQLLYLIKLFSDTLNQTIDGGITDATKELLGGARLDYIFHECFATYVTSLSATKDLTDDYIRINTRNMAGMHATLFPSDQVFVALSKQQITRLEEPCIKCVTFVYEELTKIVEICAGKVDRYPNLKDAIISICKKMLLDYRLPTSTHVRTIIKAERGFINVKHPMMDELAQRAFANIYGTTNGDASSPPRNSSDPNASAAGSTQADPKQSGRDIKRDDRKDDKRGGRDEKRPEKSRDQGNADNVMSPGSKSDMNDVPSRIMLGKNMTMHEQYMNSAIREMVEGYFSIVKGNVADQVPKAITLLMITRLREEVYARLVSELYSDKTAKALLSEPPGIATQRKAAKEMLEALTKAQNALNSVRDYQLTKEPSSSMQAGA, from the coding sequence ATGGACCAGTTGATCAGCGTGATCAATGAGCTTCATGACGCCTTCGCCGGCGTCAAGATGAACATCAAACTCAACCTCCCTCAGATCGCTGTCGTCGGTAGTCAGAGTTGTGGCAAGAGCTCTGTGCTGGAGTCGATCGTCGGCAAGGACTTTTTGCCGCGCGGATCCGGCATTGTCACACGCTGCCCtctcgtgctgcagctcgttCAGTTGCCCAAGTCaaacgaggaggagtggGGCGAGTTCCTGCACATCCCCAACAAGAAGTTCTATGACTTCAACGAGATCCAAAACGAAATCACACGCCGCACGATCGAAATGGCCGGCCCGTCCGCGATCACGGATAAGCCGATCAGCCTCAAGGTTTACTCGAACACGGTGCTGAACCTGACTCTCGTGGACTTGCCTGGTCTGGTGATGAACGCCGTTGGCGATCAGCCAAAGGACATTGACCGCCAGATCAAGGATATGGTGACGCGCTACGTGTCGCCCAAGAACACGATCATTCTGGCTATTTCTCCTGCCAACACCGATCTTGCCACGAGCCAGTCGCTGCGCCTGGCAAAGCAGCTGGACCCCGAGGGTGTGCGCACGGTCGGTGTGCTCACCAAGATTGACTTGATGGACAAGGGCACGGACTGCTTTGACGTACTGCAGAACAAGGTCCTACAACTCCGCCACGGCTTCGTCGGCGTTGTGTGCCGTAGTCAGCAGGATATCAACGATCGCAAGTCGATGGAGGCTGCCCGGCGGAGCGAGTACGAGTTCTTTGCAAACTCGCCCATCTACTCCCCCATCGCAGAGGAGGCCGGCACCGCCTACCTTAGCAAGAAACTGAACTTCttgctgctggagcacatCAAAGCCGTTATTCCAGACCTGAAGCGCCACGTGGACCAGCTGATGGAAGCCACCAAGAAGCAGATGGAGAAGCTGGGCATGTTTGAGCAGGATATCACCGAGCCCACTGCACAGCTGCTGTATCTCATCAAGCTTTTCAGCGACACGCTGAATCAGACGATTGATGGTGGCATCACGGATGCCACGAAGGAGCTGCTTGGTGGGGCGCGTCTGGACTACATCTTCCACGAGTGCTTTGCCACCTACGTGACCAGCCTGAGCGCCACGAAAGATCTCACAGACGACTACATCCGCATCAACACGCGTAACATGGCCGGTATGCACGCCACTCTGTTTCCCTCCGACCAGGTGTTTGTCGCCTTGTCGAAGCAGCAGATCACCCGTCTCGAGGAGCCGTGCATCAAGTGCGTCACCTTCGTCTACGAGGAGCTGACCAAGATCGTCGAAATCTGCGCTGGCAAGGTGGACCGCTATCCGAACCTGAAGGACGCTATCATTTCGATCTGCAAGAAGATGCTGCTCGACTACCGGCTGCCGACCTcgacgcacgtgcgcaccaTCATTAAAGCCGAGCGCGGCTTCATTAACGTGAAGCATCCTATGATGGACGAGttggcgcagcgcgcgtTCGCGAATATCTACGGCACCACGAACGGAGATgcatcctcgccgccgcggaaTTCGAGTGACCCGAACGCCTCAGCGGCTGGCAGTACACAGGCGGATCCGAAGCAGAGCGGCAGGGACATCAAGAGGGACGACAGGAAGGACGACAAGAGGGGCGGCAGGGATGAAAAGAGGCCGGAGAAGTCGAGGGATCAGGGCAATGCCGACAATGTCATGAGCCCCGGAAGCAAGTCCGACATGAACGATGTGCCGTCGCGCATTATGCTAGGCAAAAACATGACGATGCACGAGCAGTACATGAACAGCGCCATTCGCGAGATGGTGGAGGGCTATTTTTCGATTGTGAAGGGCAACGTCGCCGATCAGGTACCCAAGGCCATTACGCTGCTTATGATCACTCGTCTGCGAGAAGAAGTCTATGCGCGCCTGGTGAGTGAGCTGTACTCGGACAAGACAGCCAAGGCACTGCTCTCCGAGCCCCCAGGCATTGCAACGCAGCGCAAGGCGGCCAAAGAGATGCTCGAGGCCCTCACCAAGGCACAGAATGCTCTCAACAGCGTGCGCGACTACCAGCTCACCAAGGAACCGTCCTCGTCCATGCAAGCCGGCGCCTAA
- a CDS encoding aminopeptidase, putative, which translates to MSMTKSVKLENPYVPSGYDLRVAVDLSTWSYAAVETVHLQRCPAFPDCDTIQLHAAPSIEVTSVKGATLVRRDNTAHTLVLKLDAETMALADPTLQFEFTHVIQKELRGFYQVNFKHNGKQHRMASTHFEPVSARLFYICHDEPAQRADFTLTVTLPKSEEHYVVLSNGPLASKTVKGDTVVHTFQTVPRCPPYLTACVVGELEHISTVVNGIPVSVYATLGKVGRAQFALSTTVFALEFFEKFFQCKYPLPKLDVVAIPDFPIGGMENWGCITCAEAILVDPQQSSVEAKRGTSNLVCHEVSHNWFGNLVAINWWEGLWLKEGFASWCGYHATHAYAPQWNALDAAALQVVSALNDDIYEHSHPVEVPIHDPGDITQIFDSISYNKGMGLVFMLQAFLGDKWESAVAHYIGKHQFGDTKTVQLWEALEESSKLPITEALTSFTTQMGYPMIHVARQDENTIVVTQEPCRFATASAKSMRTWCVPLVVEGIDPAAGRATPMLRCDNSMEVTLPAGIAKGAFANANPRRTGFYRCRYDNAIFDAWLANYSQLSPADRRSLFSDTLAAIRMGYDDIPRLARIAKAVSAFEKDIYVLREYMQTMGTFLRSFDDASLTKSLTKELHGFLIPVAESFIGVSPQDDSASLRRNFYLDASISTLLNSWEPAEVSAHPVIQWALQQAQDFLSGAGFNAGTLSSCLRAWVRMADPADLPARNAQLYAKLQEVDGNEELCRSLVLAMTSGASVDFALDIMKKCIENDGVRSQYGGQVFWSLASNPAISGAEVWQAFQNNFDAVNAQWGGGQFRIQAIVGFLGEALSGDAAADEFEAFFETHPLPNARLAIGRAAEELRIRSWLNKKWKASLPHVFCRH; encoded by the coding sequence ATGTCGATGACAAAGAGCGTCAAACTGGAGAACCCGTATGTGCCCTCCGGGTATGACCTGCGCGTTGCGGTGGATCTTTCCACGTGGAGCTACGCAGCGGTGGAAACggtgcacctgcagcgctgTCCTGCCTTCCCTGACTGCGACACGATCCAGCTGCATGCAGCCCCGTCGATCGAGGTGACGTCAGTGAAAGGCGCCACTCTGGTACGGCGCGACAACACGgcgcacacgcttgtgcTGAAGCTGGACGCGGAGACAATGGCGTTGGCAGATCCGACGTTGCAGTTTGAGTTCACGCATGTAATCCAaaaggagctgcgcggcttCTACCAGGTGAACTTCAAGCATAACGGAAAGCAGCACCGCATGGCCTCCACGCACTTCGAGCCCGTGTCAGCGCGACTCTTCTATATTTGCCACGAcgagccggcgcagcgcgcggaTTTCACGCTGACCGTGACGCTGCCAAAGTCGGAGGAGCACTACGTCGTCCTTTCTAACGGCCCTCTGGCGTCGAAGACTGTGAAAGGGGACACCGTGGTGCACACCTTCCAAACAGTGCCCAGGTGCCCGCCGTACCTGACAGCCTGTGTCGTCGGTGAGCTGGAGCACATCAGCACCGTCGTCAACGGCATCCCGGTCAGCGTGTACGCGACGCTGGGCAAGGTGGGACGGGCGCAGTTTGCCCTCAGCACCACCGTGTTTGCTCTTGAGTTCTTTGAGAAGTTCTTCCAGTGCAAGTACCCGCTACCAAAGCTGGACGTCGTTGCCATTCCCGACTTCCCGATCGGTGGGATGGAGAACTGGGGCTGCATCACGTGCGCTGAGGCGATACTGGTGGACCCGCAGCAGTCGAgcgtggaggcgaagcgcgGCACGTCGAACCTGGTATGCCACGAAGTCTCGCACAACTGGTTTGGTAACCTTGTTGCCATCAACTGGTGGGAGGGTCTGTGGCTCAAGGAGGGCTTTGCGTCGTGGTGCGGCTACCACGCGACGCACGCGTACGCGCCACAGTGGAACGCTCtggacgctgcggcgctgcaggtggtgTCGGCGCTGAACGACGACATATACGAGCACAGTCACCCAGTTGAGGTGCCCATCCACGATCCTGGAGATATTACCCAGATCTTCGACAGCATCAGCTACAACAAGGGCATGGGCCTGGTTTTCATGTTGCAGGCGTTCCTTGGCGATAAGTGGGAATCTGCCGTCGCACACTACATCGGAAAGCACCAGTTCGGGGACACCAAAACGGTGCAACTCTGGGAGGCGCTCGAGGAGTCGTCGAAGCTGCCCATCACCGAGGCCCTCACCAGCTTCACCACGCAGATGGGCTACCCAATGATCCACGTGGCCAGACAGGACGAGAACACCATCGTGGTGACGCAAGAACCATGCCGCTTcgccacggcgtcggcgaagaGTATGCGGACGTGGTGCGTGCCGCTTGTCGTGGAGGGCATCGACCCTGCCGCTGGGCGTGCGACACcgatgctgcgctgcgacAACTCCATGGAGGTGACCCTGCCGGCCGGCATTGCGAAGGGGGCCTTTGCCAACGCCAACCCGCGCCGTACCGGCTTCTACCGCTGCCGGTACGACAACGCTATCTTCGATGCATGGCTCGCCAACTACAGCCAGCTTTCCCCTGCCGATCGCCGCTCCCTCTTTTCCGACACGCTGGCTGCGATTCGGATGGGCTACGATGACATTCCGCGGCTGGCGAGGATCGCGAAGGCCGTTTCGGCGTTCGAGAAGGATATCTATGTGCTGCGAGAGTACATGCAGACCATGGGTACCTTCCTCCGCTCTTTCGACGATGCTTCTCTGACAAAGAGCCTGACCAAGGAGCTGCATGGTTTCCTCATCCCTGTCGCCGAGTCCTTTATAGGAGTCAGCCCGCAGGACGAcagcgcgtcgctgcgccgcaacTTTTACCTCGACGCCAGTATCTCCACTCTGCTGAACAGCTGGGAGCCGGCGGAGGTCTCTGCGCACCCGGTGATCCAGTGGGCTCTGCAGCAGGCACAGGACTTCCTCTCCGGGGCAGGTTTCAACGCTGGCACGCTCAGCTCCTGCCTACGTGCCTGGGTTCGCATGGCCGACCCCGCCGACCTTCCAGCGCGCAACGCGCAGCTGTACGCGAAACTGCAGGAGGTGGACGGCAACGAGGAGCTGTGCCGTTCGCTGGTCCTGGCCATGACGAGCGGCGCCTCAGTTGACTTTGCGCTGGACATCATGAAAAAATGCATCGAGAACGACGGCGTCCGCAGCCAATACGGCGGGCAAGTCTTCTGGAGCCTCGCGTCGAATCCAGCGATCTCGGGCGCGGAGGTGTGGCAGGCCTTTCAGAACAACTTCGACGCAGTGAACGCGCAGTGGGGTGGCGGCCAGTTCCGTATCCAGGCTATTGTGGGCTTCCTGGGTGAGGCGCTCTctggcgatgctgcggcggacGAGTTCGAGGCTTTCTTCGAGACGCATCCACTTCCTAATGCCCGCCTCGCCAtcggccgcgccgctgaggagctgcgcaTTCGTTCGTGGCTGAACAAAAAGTGGAAGGCTTCCCTGCCTCACGTATTCTGCCGTCACTGA